One segment of Candidatus Nezhaarchaeales archaeon DNA contains the following:
- a CDS encoding nodulation protein NfeD, whose amino-acid sequence MLQRLTIVLITLLTLTGLIGLSHASTAQNVVVQVEVTDVITEGTYNLLKGGLELAEANSAPLLVLLNTPGGSLDATRKITEAFLNAKVPVIAYVHPRGATAWSAGTFLLLASHVAAMSPNTVIGSCQPVAYNPTTGGSEPVTEPKIINAVVKNIEELAKAHGRNSTTAKLFVTENLNLGPEEALKLHVIEYVASSVEELLATLNGITVKTASGSFEIKTLNPRIIRHEGGFTEALISFFSNPLIASILFIVGLYALIFGAAYANPAPASVGAFMLLLSMLGMGFKVNVVAIALLALGIVLILVEVFLIPGFGAVGATGIAMLILGALLNPFRVTPEHWLIYVDWYQILLLASISVTLPLAGFTVFAIYKVIKARRMKPKLYISGLEGRVAEAVDEITTDKEGFVICEGEYWRAKTEEGVIKPGEKVIVTGKEGVVLKVKRKA is encoded by the coding sequence ATGCTTCAACGCTTAACGATCGTACTAATAACACTATTAACGTTAACTGGTTTGATCGGTTTATCCCATGCTTCAACGGCTCAAAACGTAGTAGTACAAGTGGAGGTAACGGACGTAATAACCGAGGGGACCTATAACCTGCTTAAAGGAGGCTTAGAACTAGCTGAAGCTAATTCAGCACCCCTACTAGTCCTACTAAATACGCCCGGGGGATCATTAGACGCAACCCGTAAGATAACGGAGGCCTTTTTAAACGCTAAAGTACCCGTAATCGCCTACGTACACCCTAGAGGAGCAACCGCTTGGTCGGCTGGTACGTTCCTCCTACTGGCATCCCACGTAGCCGCTATGAGCCCCAACACCGTAATAGGTTCATGTCAACCAGTAGCCTACAATCCGACCACCGGAGGGTCGGAGCCGGTAACGGAGCCTAAGATAATTAACGCCGTAGTAAAAAACATCGAGGAGCTGGCTAAAGCCCACGGTAGGAATAGTACCACGGCGAAGCTATTCGTAACCGAAAACCTAAACCTAGGCCCCGAGGAAGCCTTAAAGCTACACGTAATTGAATACGTAGCTTCAAGCGTCGAAGAACTGCTAGCTACGCTTAACGGGATCACCGTTAAAACCGCTTCAGGATCCTTCGAGATTAAAACCTTAAACCCGAGGATAATTAGACATGAAGGAGGCTTCACCGAGGCCCTCATCAGCTTCTTCTCAAACCCCCTCATAGCGTCAATACTCTTCATCGTCGGCCTCTACGCACTAATATTCGGAGCCGCCTACGCGAATCCCGCCCCAGCATCGGTAGGAGCCTTCATGCTCCTACTAAGCATGCTCGGCATGGGCTTCAAGGTTAACGTGGTAGCCATAGCCCTACTTGCGCTAGGAATAGTCTTGATTCTAGTCGAAGTCTTCTTAATACCCGGCTTCGGAGCTGTAGGCGCCACCGGGATAGCCATGCTAATCCTCGGAGCCCTTCTAAACCCGTTCCGCGTAACCCCCGAACACTGGCTAATATACGTTGACTGGTACCAGATACTTCTATTAGCGTCAATCTCCGTTACGCTCCCCTTAGCAGGTTTTACCGTCTTCGCCATCTATAAGGTGATTAAAGCTAGAAGGATGAAGCCTAAACTATACATATCCGGCCTTGAAGGAAGAGTAGCCGAAGCCGTAGATGAAATAACGACCGATAAGGAGGGCTTCGTAATATGTGAAGGAGAATACTGGCGCGCGAAAACCGAAGAAGGCGTTATTAAGCCCGGCGAAAAAGTAATCGTAACCGGTAAGGAAGGCGTAGTCCTCAAGGTAAAAAGGAAGGCTTAA
- a CDS encoding acetate--CoA ligase family protein, producing the protein MGGLRSVVERIIKVAATEGRDWLLEPEAKEVCKAYGIPIPAFKVVGSEEEAVLIANQLKYPLVVKVVSPDVPHKSDVGGVVLNVTDQNVLRTAYRNVLQNVKRFKPKARVLGVLIEEQAPPSVEVIVGLTVDPQFGPAVMFGLGGVFVEVLKDVSFRIAPIEEDDAWEMVREVKGYPILDGYRGRPRLDVEAVVKMLVKVSDMAMENPEIQQLDLNPVLVYEKGALAVDARIGLRHTHGDK; encoded by the coding sequence GTGGGGGGTTTGAGGAGCGTAGTTGAACGTATTATTAAGGTTGCCGCTACCGAAGGTAGGGATTGGCTACTGGAGCCTGAAGCTAAGGAGGTATGTAAAGCCTACGGGATACCTATACCAGCCTTTAAGGTGGTAGGAAGCGAGGAGGAGGCAGTATTAATAGCTAACCAGTTAAAGTACCCTTTAGTTGTTAAGGTTGTTTCACCCGACGTTCCACATAAATCCGACGTTGGAGGCGTAGTGCTTAACGTTACGGATCAAAACGTTTTAAGGACCGCCTATCGAAACGTCCTTCAAAACGTTAAGAGGTTTAAGCCTAAGGCTAGGGTTTTAGGGGTTCTAATAGAGGAGCAAGCCCCTCCATCAGTCGAAGTAATAGTAGGGTTAACGGTTGACCCCCAGTTCGGGCCGGCGGTAATGTTCGGGTTGGGCGGCGTCTTCGTGGAGGTTTTAAAGGACGTTTCATTTAGAATAGCTCCCATCGAGGAGGATGACGCTTGGGAAATGGTTAGGGAGGTTAAAGGATACCCCATCTTAGATGGTTATCGCGGGAGGCCTAGGCTCGACGTTGAAGCGGTGGTTAAGATGTTGGTGAAGGTCTCGGACATGGCCATGGAGAACCCGGAAATCCAACAGCTAGATTTAAACCCGGTACTCGTCTACGAGAAGGGGGCGTTGGCCGTTGACGCTAGGATAGGTTTACGCCATACCCACGGTGATAAGTAG
- a CDS encoding sugar nucleotide-binding protein, which yields MVSFALWIIERLRDGKTINALIDQWVSPTLNVDLAEMILEIIERKLTDVYHLAGATRISRYGFAKLTTEALNLNHELIRPITMDEVNRIASRPKDSSLDIAFIPYFLKPSHAFEERSKNSLHRQDRATFNPMRRRLIYTVPKPRGNHSLRLGSRLFSALFFGVYEEALVCGVGHLATVHGFPLGLMHLLITVGMA from the coding sequence ATGGTGAGCTTCGCGCTTTGGATAATAGAGAGGCTTAGGGATGGCAAAACGATAAACGCGTTAATAGATCAGTGGGTCTCGCCAACCTTGAACGTAGACCTGGCGGAGATGATCCTAGAAATTATCGAGAGGAAGCTTACAGACGTTTATCATTTAGCTGGAGCAACTAGAATCAGTAGGTACGGCTTCGCAAAGCTCACGACTGAAGCCCTTAACCTAAACCATGAATTGATAAGGCCCATAACCATGGATGAGGTAAACCGAATAGCAAGCAGGCCTAAGGACTCTTCATTAGACATAGCTTTTATACCTTATTTCCTTAAGCCTTCCCATGCCTTTGAGGAGCGCTCCAAGAACAGTTTACATCGCCAGGATCGCGCTACTTTCAACCCTATGCGTCGTAGGCTCATTTACACCGTTCCCAAGCCCCGTGGGAACCATAGCCTTCGACTCGGCTCCAGGCTTTTTAGCGCCCTCTTTTTCGGCGTTTACGAAGAAGCCCTCGTATGCGGCGTTGGCCACTTAGCCACCGTCCACGGCTTCCCCTTAGGCTTGATGCATCTACTTATCACCGTGGGTATGGCGTAA
- a CDS encoding retroviral-like aspartic protease family protein has protein sequence MKYSFDYNPPAPSLKVRFTSPTSTHSIEIEAKIDTGADITVLPQHAISELRLIPASRVSVSSFNGREEHKYTYFVNIHFNGFKFSMVEVIGAKRRNALLGRDVLNKLKTVLNGKTLSFELFDP, from the coding sequence ATGAAGTATAGCTTCGACTACAACCCCCCAGCTCCTTCTTTAAAGGTTAGATTTACCAGTCCAACATCAACTCATTCAATAGAAATTGAGGCAAAAATAGACACAGGCGCGGATATAACGGTGCTCCCACAACATGCGATAAGCGAGCTTAGACTTATTCCAGCAAGCCGCGTATCCGTTTCATCCTTTAACGGGCGGGAAGAACACAAATACACATACTTTGTAAATATACACTTTAACGGCTTCAAATTCTCAATGGTCGAAGTCATTGGTGCAAAACGCCGAAATGCACTTCTCGGTCGAGACGTCCTCAACAAGCTTAAGACTGTGCTTAACGGCAAAACTCTGAGCTTCGAGCTCTTTGACCCTTAA
- a CDS encoding isocitrate/isopropylmalate dehydrogenase family protein, with amino-acid sequence MSVGRMVKRSIVIIPGDGIGPEVLEATINVLEALQDHVKGLSFNFVKVEAGLKYWEKTGKQIDEEAIEEAKKHEAILKGPTETPFGPGTYRSVAVTLRKALDLYANVRPFKSMVGVKSLHQNVDFILVRENTEGLYSGLEYRVQGSAIGIRVISERCSERITRFAFELARREGRRRVTAVHKANVLKETCGLFRNTFLKVAKEYPDIAYDELLVDAAAYTIVTRPQSLDVLVTTNLFGDILSDVAAGVCGGLGIAPSANIGDRYAMFEPVHGTASKYAGRGVANPMGMMFSALMMLKHLGEREAAVKLEKALNLVLKEGRVITRDLGGSASTMEVAKEVVRKLGD; translated from the coding sequence ATGAGTGTAGGAAGAATGGTTAAGCGGAGCATCGTCATTATACCCGGCGACGGTATAGGCCCCGAGGTATTGGAGGCAACCATCAACGTCCTGGAGGCCCTTCAAGACCACGTTAAGGGGTTAAGCTTCAACTTCGTTAAGGTGGAGGCAGGGTTAAAGTATTGGGAGAAGACCGGTAAACAGATAGATGAAGAAGCTATAGAGGAAGCGAAGAAGCATGAAGCGATACTTAAAGGGCCTACCGAAACACCCTTCGGCCCAGGAACCTATAGGAGCGTAGCGGTAACGTTAAGGAAGGCGTTAGACCTATACGCTAACGTTAGGCCGTTTAAAAGCATGGTTGGCGTTAAAAGCCTCCATCAAAACGTGGACTTCATACTTGTACGCGAGAACACTGAAGGATTATATTCAGGTTTAGAGTATAGGGTTCAAGGTTCAGCTATAGGTATACGCGTTATCAGCGAACGCTGCTCCGAAAGAATTACTCGTTTCGCGTTCGAACTAGCCAGACGGGAGGGTAGGAGGAGGGTTACAGCGGTTCATAAGGCTAACGTACTTAAGGAGACCTGCGGACTCTTTAGAAATACGTTCTTAAAGGTGGCTAAGGAATACCCGGATATCGCCTACGACGAACTACTCGTAGATGCCGCGGCTTACACCATCGTAACGAGGCCGCAAAGCCTAGACGTACTAGTTACCACCAACCTGTTCGGGGATATACTTTCAGACGTAGCCGCGGGCGTATGTGGAGGGTTAGGGATTGCTCCTTCAGCTAATATTGGCGATAGGTACGCAATGTTCGAACCGGTGCATGGAACAGCCTCCAAGTACGCGGGTAGGGGGGTTGCGAACCCTATGGGTATGATGTTCTCAGCCCTAATGATGCTTAAACACCTAGGTGAAAGGGAGGCGGCAGTTAAACTTGAAAAGGCCTTAAACCTAGTGCTTAAGGAGGGAAGGGTTATTACGCGGGACCTAGGTGGTTCGGCCTCAACCATGGAGGTAGCTAAGGAAGTGGTTAGGAAGCTAGGCGATTAA
- the hisD gene encoding histidinol dehydrogenase produces the protein MKLVKASQLLKQPSLRLRGYLDLSSVFEQTRRIVKDVEVNGDQALLRYARTLDGVKSEAYTLRVSEDEIKEAYSLIDASSLKALKEASSIIRSFHLKLQSEPLNVETRPGVSTGLTYRPLKRVGVYVPKGRHGYPSTALMTIIPARTAGVEEVVVCTPPLPNGSAPALNVVAAIEAGASQVFKVGGAQAIAAMAFGTQTIPRVDKIVGPGNIYVTAAKLIVSLHTAIDMPAGPSEVVIVADEAANPHYAALDLLAQAEHDPLAFTALITTSETLAKRVLNELNEALKGEAPEPLRRSLTERCWIVIAEDLNQAVQLVNELAPEHLEVMVKDPEPLIKEVRYAGAIFIGDHTPTAIGDYAAGPSHVLPSGGHARGYSGLSRRDFERSISLVKCTKEGLRAIKDVAVKLAELEGFVYHARSILAREAA, from the coding sequence TTGAAGCTAGTTAAAGCCTCCCAACTCCTTAAGCAGCCAAGCCTAAGGCTTAGAGGCTACTTAGATCTTTCAAGCGTCTTCGAACAAACCCGTAGGATAGTTAAGGATGTAGAGGTTAACGGGGATCAAGCCCTCCTACGCTACGCTCGTACACTTGACGGGGTTAAATCAGAGGCTTACACGTTAAGGGTCTCCGAGGACGAAATTAAGGAGGCATATAGCTTAATAGACGCTTCCAGCCTAAAAGCTTTAAAGGAAGCCTCCAGCATCATAAGGAGCTTCCACCTAAAGCTTCAAAGCGAACCGTTAAACGTTGAAACTAGGCCAGGCGTATCAACCGGTTTAACCTACCGTCCCCTTAAAAGGGTAGGCGTATACGTACCTAAGGGTAGGCATGGGTATCCATCCACCGCCCTAATGACCATAATCCCAGCTAGAACAGCCGGCGTTGAAGAAGTAGTAGTATGTACCCCACCCCTACCTAACGGCTCGGCTCCAGCCTTAAACGTAGTAGCAGCCATTGAGGCCGGCGCTAGCCAAGTATTTAAGGTTGGAGGGGCTCAAGCCATAGCCGCCATGGCCTTCGGCACCCAGACCATACCTAGGGTCGATAAAATAGTTGGGCCTGGAAACATCTACGTAACCGCGGCTAAGCTTATCGTAAGCCTCCATACCGCCATAGATATGCCGGCGGGTCCGAGCGAAGTAGTTATAGTGGCCGATGAAGCTGCCAACCCACATTACGCGGCCCTAGACCTACTAGCGCAAGCAGAGCATGACCCCCTAGCCTTCACGGCCTTAATAACAACCTCGGAAACCTTAGCTAAAAGGGTCCTTAACGAGCTGAACGAAGCGTTAAAAGGAGAAGCCCCGGAACCGTTAAGGAGATCCTTAACGGAGCGCTGCTGGATCGTAATTGCCGAGGACTTAAACCAAGCGGTTCAACTAGTTAACGAGCTAGCCCCCGAACACCTAGAGGTTATGGTTAAGGACCCCGAACCCTTAATTAAGGAGGTAAGGTATGCGGGCGCCATATTCATAGGCGACCATACGCCAACGGCCATAGGCGATTACGCCGCCGGGCCAAGCCACGTCCTACCGTCAGGAGGGCACGCTAGAGGCTACTCCGGGCTTTCAAGGAGGGACTTCGAGAGGTCCATAAGCCTAGTTAAATGTACGAAGGAGGGGCTACGCGCTATTAAGGACGTAGCGGTGAAACTAGCCGAGTTAGAAGGGTTCGTATACCACGCTAGATCTATCCTAGCGAGGGAAGCCGCGTGA
- the hisC gene encoding histidinol-phosphate transaminase, which produces MIEEAVKESVKAIKPYEAPQAPVGVVKLDFNENLVIEEEWVKRLLLEAARSVDPRLYPSPYAQRAVESVANFLGVNADYVAVSNGSDEFVDLTVKAFVGYGDEAIVVEPTFEVYSLCVTVAGGVVKRFLLNDDMSLDVASLLDAVTPRTKLIFLCSPNNPTGNQQPRNVVKDIVEESRRLVVLDEAYGDFAEYSAIDMALSLPNLLVLRSFSKSFGLAGLRAGYAVGSKELISTLRRVDLPFRVSSVTEKVVELALNRWEYVKSKVEEVKRLRAELFKALSGIEGLKPYPSNANFILTKVVKEGASSASVMQYLAKKGFLVRDRGTLPKLENCLRITVGPRDVNVKLTEALREALEAGGSSRR; this is translated from the coding sequence GTGATTGAGGAAGCGGTGAAGGAAAGCGTTAAAGCGATTAAACCGTATGAAGCCCCCCAAGCCCCGGTGGGGGTCGTTAAGCTGGATTTTAACGAGAACCTAGTTATTGAAGAAGAATGGGTTAAACGCTTACTATTAGAAGCGGCCCGATCAGTCGACCCCCGCCTCTACCCTTCACCCTACGCTCAGAGGGCTGTTGAAAGCGTTGCTAACTTCCTCGGCGTTAACGCCGATTACGTCGCCGTTAGTAACGGGTCGGATGAATTCGTGGATTTAACAGTTAAAGCCTTCGTAGGCTACGGAGACGAAGCCATCGTCGTCGAACCCACCTTTGAAGTATACTCCCTATGCGTAACCGTAGCCGGCGGCGTCGTTAAGCGTTTCCTTCTAAACGACGATATGTCCCTAGACGTAGCCAGCCTACTGGACGCCGTAACCCCGAGGACGAAGCTCATATTCCTATGCTCCCCCAATAACCCCACCGGGAACCAGCAGCCTAGGAACGTCGTTAAGGACATCGTTGAGGAATCACGCCGCCTAGTAGTACTTGACGAAGCCTACGGGGATTTCGCCGAGTACTCAGCCATCGACATGGCTTTAAGCCTACCCAACCTCCTAGTACTTCGATCCTTCTCTAAGTCCTTCGGCCTAGCCGGGTTAAGGGCCGGTTACGCGGTCGGTAGTAAGGAGCTAATATCAACGCTTAGAAGGGTCGACCTACCGTTTAGGGTTAGCTCAGTAACCGAGAAGGTAGTTGAGCTAGCACTTAATCGTTGGGAGTACGTTAAATCTAAGGTTGAAGAGGTTAAAAGGTTGAGGGCTGAACTATTCAAAGCCTTATCAGGCATTGAAGGTTTAAAACCCTACCCTTCAAACGCGAACTTCATATTAACCAAGGTGGTTAAGGAGGGGGCATCATCAGCGAGCGTCATGCAGTACTTAGCTAAAAAGGGCTTCCTAGTTAGGGATCGAGGCACGCTTCCGAAGCTTGAAAACTGCTTAAGGATAACCGTCGGCCCCCGCGACGTAAACGTTAAGCTTACCGAGGCCCTACGCGAAGCCCTTGAAGCTGGAGGCTCATCAAGGCGGTAA
- the hisB gene encoding imidazoleglycerol-phosphate dehydratase HisB, whose protein sequence is MANPRTASTRRKTFETEVLVELSLDGSGLSEARVGVGFLKHMLETLAKHAGMDLKVDVKGDLIHHTVEDVAIALGEALSKALGDKKGIKRFGYAYAPMDDALARAVLDLSGRSYAIVDLGLKGPSVEDAKAEDLEHFLTSLAHSARMNLHVKVEYGLNDHHKVEAAFKAVALALKEAVKLEARTEVPSVKGVL, encoded by the coding sequence ATGGCGAACCCTAGAACGGCGTCAACGCGTAGGAAAACCTTTGAAACCGAGGTATTAGTGGAACTATCCTTAGACGGGTCGGGTTTAAGCGAAGCCCGAGTAGGAGTAGGATTCCTTAAACACATGTTGGAGACGTTGGCGAAGCACGCCGGCATGGATTTAAAGGTCGACGTAAAGGGCGATTTAATACATCACACCGTAGAGGACGTAGCGATAGCACTAGGTGAAGCCTTAAGTAAAGCCCTAGGAGATAAGAAGGGTATAAAGAGGTTCGGGTACGCGTACGCACCCATGGACGACGCCCTAGCTAGAGCCGTACTCGATCTAAGCGGAAGGAGCTACGCTATCGTGGATTTAGGCTTGAAGGGGCCTAGCGTTGAAGACGCTAAAGCCGAAGACTTAGAACACTTCCTAACCTCATTAGCCCATTCCGCTAGGATGAACCTACACGTTAAGGTAGAGTACGGGTTAAACGATCACCATAAGGTTGAAGCAGCCTTTAAGGCCGTAGCGTTAGCGCTTAAAGAGGCCGTAAAGCTTGAAGCTAGAACGGAGGTACCGAGCGTTAAGGGGGTACTATAG